AATGCATCCCACTGACCAGAGGTCAGCTGTGTGGTCATAGGGCTTCTCTTCCACTAGCTCCGGCGCCATATACAGTGGCGTCCCTTTTATAGATGTCAGCACCATGGTATGAATACTCATCGCACGGGCAAACCTtcccaggaaagaaagaagacaacTGAGACCTTCCAGTAATGAGACCAGAGATTGGTTGGGGAGATCAGTTCTTAATGTACCTACCCAAAGTCACAGAGCTTGATCACTCCTCCTTTCCCAAGAAGAATGTTTTGGGGTTTCATGTCACGGTGCAAGATTCGGTGGGAGTGCAGATAATAGAGTGCTGAGACCAACTGAGAGGCAATATCTTGCACCTGAAAGAAAATGACAACCCTGATACTTTGCAAAGCCCATTTAATCCTGTAGGGATGCTCCACATTTCCAGCATAAAACTTCCATTTCTTTTTGTTATATTTGCCGATGCCCCTCAATTGTGAATCACAAGTCCTTCCCCCAACGCACAGAAATCTACTTGTATTATCCTAAGATGACTAGATCTTGTTTTATCATTGAGGGCAGCAGAGAGCAAGCATTTCCACTCTTCTACGtacccttcaggtatttgaagactgCAATCATGTCCATCTGCTGCCAGACATCTCTTCTCCAGATTCAATGCTAGTTCAAAACACTTCTGATCACTCAGGCATTACTTGAAGTGTGACTCCAGATATTCTTATATCTTTAGGATaagagctgtggctcagtggtagagctttgcatacagaaggtcccaggttcaatccccagcatctctagatagggctgGCAATGTCCCTTGTCtagaaccctggagagtcactgccagtcaaagtagacattactgagctagatggtttgactcaaggcagcttcctatcttcttaTTACCAATCATGGTGAATTTTATACTGAGTTTATAATGTTTTatggtttattgtgttttatattgtaccATACGCAACTTTTGATATTCCAAtttgagcagtatataaattggtttaaaaaattaataaacaaaaagaCATACCTCCTTAAACCTTTCCTTGATTTAATCTGTTCTAATATCATCCCTGGTATCAAATTCAAAGGGATGGGTCTCTAGTTTCTCAGATCATCTTTTTTAAAGATTGGGACATTGGCCTGTCTTGTAAGTAACTCAGTCACTATTCCAGGAGATGTAACAGGTTAATGTCAAAGTACACAGCTGGAGGGTTTATGGCCTAGCAGAGACTGACACCTACCCACAGTCCAGCTACTCTCCCATTCCTGGAGTCATTCATCGCactgaatccccactcagtcttCTGGTCATAGTTACCTGCTCCTCAGGCaagttcccatcatcctcaagGATCTGGAAAAGCTCCCCTTCAGCATAATCTGTCACTACTACAACCTGAAGGAGATAAACAAGAACAGAATGCCAATGAGAACATTTTCAAAGGTGGGACACTTGTGGGTAGGGAATGACAGTATGACTAAGCTTTCTGTACTGTTTGAAGCCTACAGGAAACCACCATCAAAAGAAGAGTGTGCAGCAGCTaccaacacatttttatttgaCTGATGAAGCTCCTTATGGAGAGCTCCAAACTCTAAGTGTATTGGGACACTCTTTGGATAATGTCATTCTGCTGAAAGGTCTTGGCAGGTTAATCGCCTGATGCAGCCTCATGAACCAATAGGCTTGACATGGCAATCCACACTTCTACAGACAAGGTGTGTAATttagataaaaaggtaaaaggacccctgacagttaagtccagtcgcgaacgactctggggttgcggggctcatctcgctttactggccgagggagccggcgtttgtccacagacagttttttccggcagcttagcagcttagtcatgtggccagcttgactaagctgcttctggcgaaaccagaacagcacacggaaatgccatttaccttcccgccagagcgatacctatttatctacttgcacttcgacgtgcttttgaactgctaggttggcaggagctgggaccgatttAGATAATTTAGATAGCTGATACCAAAATGGCTAAATATTAGTTCACTCCTCCTAGCTACTCATTGGGACATCTAGAGAACACCATATAACCTAAACTTCATCAAACAAAATGTAGCTGTCTTCAGTTCTTTCTGCTTCCTTGGGGACTTTCCACACAGCCAGGAAGACACCCTTTTCTTCCTCACCTCCCACACTTAAAAAGGACTCCCAGCAAGCCCCTTACCTCTTTATCAGTCTCAAAACTGTCAAGCATCTGGACAATGTTGGGATGATGAAGTCCCCTCATGATCTCAATCTCTCGCTGCAAATTCTTCAGCTCTTTCTGTGAGCGACCCACTTTGGGAATAAACTTCAAGGCCACCAcctgccaaaaaataataataataataattattattattatttaaaaaggctGGAAACGTGTCATACACTACGTTCCCCTCTGCCTGTGCCTGAAAAACTCATTGTGAAACAATGACCACTGCAGGCTCAGAAGCAGACTTCTTATATAGCAATCTTTGGAAACAAATCTCCCTAAATTAACTCTCTTGCCTGTTGATGAGGTCCACCCCCCTGTTCCTTTGTGCTCTTACCTGTGCACTGTATTTGCGACGCCCCTTGTACACTCTTCCAAAAGAGCCTTCACCAATCATCTCCAAGACATGATATTTCTCCATGATGGGAATGTGGGGAAGGGTAGGTATTAATCTGAAAGGGCAGAGACAATAAATTAAGCTACACACAAACAGTAAATGAAAAAATGTAACCATACTGTAATGGCAAAGCATGTTAATTCACAATACCATtttgcaaaattattattattatatttgtataccgcccttcatctgaagatcccagggcggttcacaacagacatataaaaaataagaacacaaatcaTGCACATGTGGTCAAAACCAagaatcaaaaagaaaaatagggaGGAAAGCAATCAGAAAAGGGGAGCAGGCTCTGGCAAAGCCAATATGACATGCATATCATGCAAACAGCTCTCAAGAGGGGTCCCAGATCTCAGAATAGTTGTGCTTTTTGCATCTCCAGGCAAAAGCAGTTTTTTCACTCACTACATTAGAAGAAAGCCCTCCAACCAAGGAGCTATTGGAGAGATATCCAGTCCTTGCAATGCTGTAAAACCAGTTGCTTAGCCACCAATAAAGCATGCAAGTTCCAGGACATGATTAGGATATAACAGAGCCATCCGTGGCCATCCAAATATTTCAGGGACTGTCTCAGAACAAAATTAATTTGTGAGCAAGCACCTTCACGGAAAAAGAAGCCGCTGCAAGGCAAGACCATGTTATTAATGCTTCCCAAGAAAAGAGTTAAGGCACCCCTGGTCCAAAGTGCCCCATCAGGAGTCCCTCAACACACAGTCTTTTTAGCAATCTTCTTGCCTGCACAACTTTCCGAATGCCTTTTGCTGTACTGTATAAAGTCCTCACCCGGCCACGGGGTCTTGAGGAGCCTCCTAAGGCGACGATCCTACGCccacttacttaggagtaagctcCACAAAAGTGAAATGGGGCACAGAAATGCACACAAGGTCGGGCTGTGTGCTGCATCCCGACAGCGGCTCCTTCGCCTCAGCCTCCTCCTTCCAGGTCAATCCAGGGGAAGGGCAGAAACACCCACGTCCCACCCGCCCCGTCTGACAAAGCCTTTGCCGCGTTGAGCCCCGGCGGGGGCCGTTGGAACCCAGCGGCTCGCGagcagggcggggcggggcggacgGAGGCTGGTTATCGGCGCAGGCCCCGCGCAACGGCGTCTCCCggctgttgcctagcaaccccccgCGCCGGAAGAGAACCCGGCAAGAATtccaaagctgttgagtttccGGGCCTGTCAAGATGGCGACGACCGGCGACGGCGAGGAGCAGGAGGAGTTGGCGGCGGATTGGTAAGGGAGCGCTTCGGCCTTTCgtgtcctcctttctctctcagcGGAAGGCAGATGAGCAAATGGCTGGCgtatccctcttctccctccctttcctcctctgttttctGTAGCCCCGGCCATCTCTTCACGaatgaattttttgtttgttctttcgtCTTGTTCTTATGTAAGATTCGACATGTACGATATGGTTCGTCATCTTCCTGGGTCTCATCACAACAAGGAGTGAGCTAGCACACGGTTCCCCCCACCGCTATTTCTGAGGGTAGGGGGCTcagagagaaaggcagagagcCCAGTAGCCGAACAAGCAGCGATATGAATCATAAATCCAAGCCAAGTGCAAAATCCACTCCCTGGGCCAATCCTGTTCCTCCTCGCCCTTTGGTCTTCAAGCAgggttcttttttgtttgttttttttgtttacaaaCTCCTTAAGAAAAACTGTATGGAGAAATAAATGCCTTCTCTTTACCGCACAGTTACCTGGCTAGAAGCATATGCCAACTGAGATCTCTTCTCAGTCAGCTGTTGTTATGCCACTGGTTCCTTATGGATATTATGAAAAATGCTCCATGCAACAATCACACTCTCGATTAGTATTACAGCTGTGTTTCTGCCCTTTGCAGTATGGAGTTGTGTCGTTTTTCAGCCACAGAATCAAAACAGAAAGTGACAGCCTTTCTCAAGCATGGTAAACTACCCAGTGTTGTGGGAATTGTTTGTAAAATTCTGAGAAGTAGCCAGAGAGAAATGTTTGTGTGATTTTTGTTATCATTGGCAGCAGCAAAGGTCTGCTAGTTTAGACTTTGTGCCCCTTCACAAGTGCCTATCCTCTTAAGTGTTTTagtggcatttttaaaattcaggtTATTACATTGGATTGCCACAAGATGTCAGCATAAATGggttaaaagggtaaagggacccctgaccattaggtccagtcgcagacgactctggggttgcagcgctcatctcactttactggccgagcgagctagcatacagcttccgggtcatgtggccagcatgactaagccacttctggcgaaccagagcagcgcacggaaacgccgtttaccttcccaccggagtggtacctatttatctacttttacttcgtgctttcgaactgctaggttggcaggagctgggaccatgaCCCCCAAAACTTAAATTAATGTAGGCGTCTAATGtgatgtgtgtgttatttgttctTCTTGAACACTGATTTGCCTGCCATGGTGATACTTTAAAGCAGTTTTGCCCTGGTGGGCTAGATCTTCATCTCTCTCACCCCAATGGGCCAATTTTGAGAAGTGTGTGGGaccacctacctgtcaatcatTTGGTGACATATTGATATAAGGTGATTGACAGATGGATTGTTCTAACCTACTGTCATTGTTGGCCCTGGGGGAGAATTGAACTCCCTATGCATCAGCTGATgcaagagttgtgtgtgtgtgtctatgtgtttCTGTCCTGCTCTGTACATACTGGGATGTGCCAGTCCAGTCCCAGCAGGAAGAGACTGATGTGCTTGATCTGAGCTTAATTGAACTTCCTGAGCATCAGCTAATGCAtaggagttcaatcctgctttgtaTCTGCCCCACACATAACATCATACGTGATGGACAGGAGAAACCTGAGGAAATTAGCCTTATGTATCATACGATTATTTTTTTCTTACTCAGGGCTCTGCCTTCAGAAGTGGAAGTCTTGGAGTCCATCTATTTGGATGAGCTACATGTGTCTAAAGGAAACGGAAGGTAATTGCAACATTGTCAGCTCCTTTGCTGgttctttgttttaaatattgatCACTCCTGTGATCTTGCATATGTCATTGTGGAACTTGATTCCTAGTTTGGAAGACTGTACCCTGTTTTGGGATTAgactacagcaggcatctccaaactgcggccctccagatgttttggcctacaactcccatgatccctagctaacaggaccagtggtcggggaagatgggaattgtagtccaaaacatctggagggccgaagtttggggatgcctggactacagtgTCCTGCACAAACTCGGAATGAATTGCAACTCCTGATTCATGTTTGTTAATTTCTCAAAATATTAGTcacttcttttttcccctcctggtATTTGATACTACCATTCTGAAATAGTATCTTTGTAAGaatatggggtggggagaatggaaGGTCTGCATTATGCCTGCTTCAATCTCCTTTCAGCCTGAGAAAGGAAGGAATAACAACCCACCTGCATCATCTCTCCtgttccatcttcctttcatttGACACCAGACCCTCACTTGAGTCTTTCTTCAACCCTAGGTCTGTGCCATGGGAAATATCTATCACCCTTCATCCAGCAACTGCAGAGGACCAGGAATCTCAGTATGTCTGCTTAACCTTGGTGCTATCCGTGCCTCTTCAGGTACAGCCTTGTATGTCCTGAGTGACTGTTTTGCTATGTAGCATTTTAGCATGGCTGTACTACTCATTTTGACTTGGCTTTGTTTCTTATTAGTATCCAAATGAAGTGCCAAAGATAGCCATCCAGAATCCTCGAGGGCTGTCAGATGAGCAAATCCAAAAGTAAGTGTATTATGCAGACTCTTTCCAGTTCAGTTTCAGTCTGTCACACTCTTTTAATGGAAAGTGTGGGGAGGTGGGAGCTTCTTTATATTGTGTTCCACCTGCCCAATGATCTTACGTGGACTATGTATTATGCAGCTGTTCTCTTAATTTAGAGCTGTGCTGTGAAGGCTGTTGCTATGGTACTAACATTGGGAGCACGGGGAATGAGGATACAAACAAGACTGGAAGTTCTAATCATGTATGCAACACGTTTGTTTGGATACATATCAATtatggtgtttgtgtgtaaaaTTGGCATTGGGGGATACATGTTAAAGGAGATCTTTCCATTAAAAGTTATTGGTagttggaaaaaaattaagagaTGAGAGACAATGCATCTTGCAGCATCTTCATCCAAAACGAAGTCCCAGCTTCTGTGGCTCTTTACACGTGGCTTACTAGAACCtgctttcccttccctgctttcccttctcctagaaggGCTTCAAGCTGCTTTTTGGTCTGGTACCACTTCCTTCTACTTTGTGCTGAAGTAGCTACTGTGTCAGATGAGATACTGGGTGAGAGGCTGGAGCCCATCCTGTGTTGGTGTTGAGATTGCTATTGCAAGTGGCTGATTTAGCCACTCTGGTTCTTGCCATCTCACTTCCCTGGACATCTATCCTAGCCTTTCTCCTTACCCTGCCCCCTTTTTTGCCTTCATTTTAGGATTTCCCAGACACTACAATGTACTGCTGAGGCCCAGCTGGGTACAGCTATGTTATATGAGCTAATAGAGGTAAGAGAACAGAAAGGGGAGGCAGGCTGTCCAGACCTATGGCTTGGGCTGTTGCGCTTTTATTGTGTGAAATGACAAACTGACCCTCCCTGTCTTcacagaagggaaaggaaatccTTACAGACAACAACATCCCTCATGGGCAGTGTGTGATTTGCCTGTATGGCTTTCAGGTAAGAGCATGCTGGATTGGCATCTTGTTTTCATTTGTGGGGAGTCATAGGCAATAAAAGCACTAATATAAGGAAGTGGAAGAATGAGGTGAAGCTGGGACTCgctcaaaaaggaaggaagagggaatggGAACTTGTTGTCTCTAGATCCCTTCCTTAGTGCTGTGTTGCATTCAGTTCTgcaaaagtgtgtgcatgtgtcccCACAGTGGGAAGGGGAGTAACAGTGGGAATGGGGTGCAAAAAGCCTCTGTTAATGTGATTGTTTGAATCCAAGCCAGCATCCACATATATTGCATATGAATTGAATTGAAATTGGATTGAATGAGAATTATTATTGCAATGTATGCTGAAAACGCACAGTGTAGCAGATTTGTATTAATAGGAATCTGTACCTTCCCCTGTGCAGGAAAATGAAGCTTTCACTAAGACACCATGCTACCACTACTTTCACTCACGTTGCCTTGCCAGTTATACAGAGCATATGGAGGAAGAGATCCGtgcagagaggaaagaaagagtaCAGCCTTTGGCACCTCTGCCCAAAGAGGTAATGGCTCCTTGCATGCGCACCACGGCTGCTTCTAAAACTTCACCAACTTTTTCCTCCAGGAATGGCTTCTGAGTCTGGATCAATATTTCCAGTTCATTTTGGTTATTAGTTATGGCGTTGAGAGCTGTGGACAAGATTTTCCCAGATAGATGTTGAAATGGTTTTCCATTGTCCAGTGCTGTGCATACTTTCACATTTGCAAGTTATTTTGTCTACAGAGAACAAAATGTTAAGTGATGTGTAAAGTCTGGGAATCTAGTTTAAAGACCAGAGGAGATGGTCAACATATGTTCCTTTGCTTCAAATACTAAAGAACTGGGGTTCTGTAGATGAAGGCAATCTTCACAGCTGCAGTACAAATGACCAAAAAGTATACTCACATTATATCTCCTTAAACACCTGTGTTGGTGTGTTTCCTGGTGGAAAAGATTGTGAATGGACTTCAACATACGCAAAAGAGCTTTGCCAAGAAACAAAAGTatcttcctccacccccaaacAATAGAATAGTTCTGAGGGCAGGGTTGCTAGTGGTGAATCTTCACTCTGAGATAATTTTTGCACTAGCTTTGATGCAAGTTGTGATTGCATTAGGAAGGCCCAGTAGCATCTTATAAAAGAGAATGCTTTACTGATGAATGAAATTAACTAATTTCCCAGGAGGCTTGGATGCTGAGCTCAGAATCCAGGCTGCCCTGTGACCCTTGTAGTCAAACTGCACAGCGCTCTTCTGCCGATAACACTGTTGTTGAGTGCTAGAGCTCCCCAGGATGAGTAGCAGTTTATCAGGAAAATACTACTCTCTTAAGACACACTGGCAGAATATGAGAACAGTAGCTGTATATCCCATGACTAGGTCTAACCAAGGCCAAATTTTGTTGTTATCACCTTCTGTACAGGAATTTGAAGTGCAGTGCCCTGTGTGCAGGGAGCCTCTGGTTTATGATCTTGCAACATTGCAAGCAGCACCTCCTCCACAGCAGCCAATGGTAAGGAAACTTTCAAAACAGACCTTTCGCATGGTCTTGCTACTCTTTAAAAGATGCACCAGGCAGGCACCCTCTTGCTTCACTAATCTCTCTCACTTATTGGACCTGTTGAGCAACCCCATTTCTCCAAATGAGCTCTGTTAAGTGTTGTTTCCAAATAATCATATACCTGGTGCTCTGTACACCTGCAGGTGGCTATGACTTCTAACATCCTTGTCAATTTTTACTTCTACACCAGGAAGAGGAAATTATTTTCAGCCAGGGAGCTGTCTTCCTTTCTAttcaaccttccaggggccacataggaatgttgttgtttgtacagcaggctagtttcacACCCCTTCTTCATTTAGGCAAAAAGTATTAACAGAGTGAAACAACAGATATATTCAACCCGTGGCTTTGCTTTCCTGTTACACAATAGGTAGTACATTTAGTTGTGTTTAGAAATACCAGTTTAGGTTCTAACTAAGGATCCTCTGGGAGGAGCATCCTGTGAGTGGAGTTTTACTAATGGGATGCTCTTGCTTGTGTAAGGAGGTGGGAGGCTGCCTTTTTTTCCAGTCTTTCTCTCCGCCTGGCCCCCAGCAGCCCCTTTGCCCAtcagatctgttctggagggttgagAGACCCAGAAGGCTCTGTTTGGGCTAGCCATCTAATTACTTGCCTCTCTTTTCTCAGGAGGTGTACCAACCTGACACACAGACACTGCAGCACAGAGAACAACTGCGCCTGATCTATcagaagcagcaggaaaaagGAGGCATCATTGACCCTGAAGCAGAAAGAAATCGCTACTTCATCAGCCTGCAAAAGGTTAGTGCAGGCTGCAGGAGTACAAAGAGGATAATGGTCATAGGGAAAGAATGAAACAATGGAGGTAGCAATTTTTACTTGCTGAGACATCCTGTCTTGTAGCAGAAGAGAGAGCTTTGATATTTGCATCCTAGGCAATTCTTTTAAAGTGCCGATGATTCTTGTTGCTGGCAATTTTGCAAGTTACTATAGGGAAATATTTAAGGAGCAAAGCCTGGGGAAGACAGATGGGGCGACATCGATATATTAATTCCTGTGGGATCTTTGCCACTCAGACTGAGAATCAAGCCTGTTTGGTTTATGCATTTTCTGCCCTTCATTTTGGTCTCTATCCTTTTTAGCCCCCAGATACCACTGAACATGAACAAGTAGCCATCTCAGAAAATGTTCTGGATACTGACAAGGAACTGAAGCCATCAGTAGGCTCAGAACATACCCAAGGAACTGCAGAGGCTGCTGTTCCAGTGAGGAATGAACCCGAAAAACCAGAGAGACCTTCTGTCCCTTTGCATTTCCATAGCAAGAGAGAGAGGACTCGTGAGGAGAAACCATCTATACAAGGCCCTGGCTGGCAGCTGCGCTACAAGTCACTGGAGACACCAGCAGAAACTCATTGTCTTCTCACTGTTGAGGGAAAATCGAGAACCTTCAGTAGAAGACCCAACTGGAGAAAGGAGAGGGGACAGCGAAGCTGTGGGAGGTACAATCAAGACTTCTCAAAATCTTGCAGCAGAGACCAAGTGTCTTCATTGGTGGAGAAAAAAGAGCTGTGCACCAGAGGAATCTCACCAACCAAAGAGGGAATGTATTTGAGAGAGGAGAAAAATATTGTGGGGAAATGGACGCAGGAACAGAAAAGTCAAGCCCATGACAGCGAGGAAGTAAACTTGGAGGTTAGCCATAATGAGCTCAGGGGGTCGGCCAAGTGGCAGGGTCGCCGTGGGATGCAGGATTGCAGGCAGTGGGAAAAGACCAAGGGCAGAGAACATGGATCTTATATTAAAGTGTCAAGAGGCCGAGGACACAC
The nucleotide sequence above comes from Zootoca vivipara chromosome 1, rZooViv1.1, whole genome shotgun sequence. Encoded proteins:
- the RNF25 gene encoding E3 ubiquitin-protein ligase RNF25, giving the protein MATTGDGEEQEELAADWALPSEVEVLESIYLDELHVSKGNGRSVPWEISITLHPATAEDQESQYVCLTLVLSVPLQYPNEVPKIAIQNPRGLSDEQIQKISQTLQCTAEAQLGTAMLYELIEKGKEILTDNNIPHGQCVICLYGFQENEAFTKTPCYHYFHSRCLASYTEHMEEEIRAERKERVQPLAPLPKEEFEVQCPVCREPLVYDLATLQAAPPPQQPMEVYQPDTQTLQHREQLRLIYQKQQEKGGIIDPEAERNRYFISLQKPPDTTEHEQVAISENVLDTDKELKPSVGSEHTQGTAEAAVPVRNEPEKPERPSVPLHFHSKRERTREEKPSIQGPGWQLRYKSLETPAETHCLLTVEGKSRTFSRRPNWRKERGQRSCGRYNQDFSKSCSRDQVSSLVEKKELCTRGISPTKEGMYLREEKNIVGKWTQEQKSQAHDSEEVNLEVSHNELRGSAKWQGRRGMQDCRQWEKTKGREHGSYIKVSRGRGHTTLNSRREPQSQETEDGS